A window of Gallus gallus isolate bGalGal1 chromosome 3, bGalGal1.mat.broiler.GRCg7b, whole genome shotgun sequence genomic DNA:
acaaaaagtgTGAGTGCCTGGTGAGCATTAGGAAATCTATCACTATGAACAACCGATGGTGACAAGTTTAAACAGACTGAGGAATTCCAGTGTTATTTCCAACAAGATATTTTCAGAGttgtcgttttttttttttttaactgaagattagatgcatgaaaaataagctccctttaagtaaatgcaaaaagaaaaaaaatcttaaaaaagcaaatatttctttactGATCACTTTGTTTTTGGCTGGAACATTCAAGAACACATTTCTGTACTGTGAGTGCCAGACAACTAACCCAGCATTACAGTCTGTTATGGGGGGATGAAAGTACCTCAGCTAAAAAAGATGTTCAGTTATCCACTGTCAActtgaaagaaagggagaagtcTTTATTTGAGAAGTCTATCTTTTTCACCGAAAACTTAATAAATTCCTATGTGTGACTGATTCCATCCTGAAGGAGTACAAAGCCTGCAGAGAAAGCCTTCCCAACAGTTCTAGGAGCACCTAGCACATTGACTGACAGCAAAGTAGCCAGTATGGGGGAGCAACCATTAAGAAAACTAGAAAACTAGAAGCGGTCTAAATTCATGGCAATCTTAGGCCTTTTGTGCATTAGTTAAAATTCATGAAGAACAACTGGAACAATGTGACTATCTTGAGATACCTATTACTATTCGTGGCCCTCTCAGTGGGCAGATGGACAATATGGAAGGAAAAAttcaaattatgtttttttccagactaACGATAAGCCTCAGGGAGCTTGGGAAATTGTTTTCTCTTGGCTGTGTAGGCTTAGTCTCCTCTGCAAGGCATTTAAATACCTAGTATCCTTTTAGCATGTTAAGTCCTGCTCATTTAGCCATCAACATTGTTTTGTTGAATTTAGTCTTTAACCTTTAGTCTCAATGGTAAAAACAGAATACCAGGGATATCTTTGTAATTTCTGTGAACATAATAAAGATAAAATGGCAGAaagtatatttcttttttcctaccaCTTAATATTTTCCTATATAAACCCTTTTTAAATGATCTGTGCACTTTAATATTTCAACTTTCTTACTTATGCTGCATGTTAGATGGAAGAGCTAAATTTAAAATTAGTCATCCTAATGtgcaaagcactggaaaaaagaTGGATGTTTTGAACATAACAGGCTTTACATTAAACTCCAGCACAGATTAGATGAATTGTGGAATTATGCCTAATACTCTTAAGTGGTTTTAGTGATCAAACACAGAGTAGACCCATGCTGACACGGGGTCTAACACATCTAAGGTATATATAATAGACAACCAGGATCTTACAGACCTGTGGTTATACTGGTTTATATTCAtacttttaaatgtaaaaatgttgaaaaaatatatatctttagCATGGTCAGCAGTCTTTTCTATGGCATTGCTGGAGAGTTCTGAGACTCTGTTCTCCGCCTGTGTAGCCCACGTACCATACAGAATATGTTTCTACTGCTATACTGTGTAGTTCTCTTACACTGTAAGTAGACTGGATTGCCACTTGAGAGTAATAGCTTATTGTtgatataataaaaatattatttctgctttcaccATGGGACTTTGACATGAAATCTGCTGTGACAAAATATgaacataaatacatttgtaatatattttttgGCAGATTTTTAAGAATTCATTTTTTGGACCACTGATTTCTTAGTGTTCCCAtattgctggttttttttttgttgttgttgttgttgttgttttgttttgttttgttttcatctgtagtATGGATTTAATCTTACAGCTTTAGAAGTTAGTCATCCTAACTAAGACATTCCCCTAGACTGTTTCAAAACATACGGAGAGATATGTTAATTCTCTGGTGTCTACAACAGATTTAACTCCTGTCTGAAAGCTCCTGTCCTGTCCACTGACTATACGGGAAAGCCTATATAACAATCCAGATTAATCAGTTAGATGAGATGAATCTCATTCACAGTACGGAGAATTGCTACTGCTGGACTTCAGACACCTCAAGCTGGTAAGCGCTTTTCATCTGAGGGCTGAGAGATTTGGCTGAATATAGAAATCACTGGGAGTAGTTCAATAAGTTTAAGTACAGTGAGTCATCAGAAAGATGATCAAGTTTGAGTTGCTTTAAATGAGTGCAAATTTTCAAAGATATGGATGGAATCATACAGCCATTTTTACAAGCAGTCTATGAATTTGTCTACTTTAGAAATTTCTGAAGAGTTTCATTGCATTCTAGAGCCTATTTAggtaaagtagaaaaaaataaagggctAAACAgtagatgtttttttccttaaactgAGGCTGTACAAAATAGATGTCAAGTAGGAGACAAAAAACTAATTTGTTTTGGACTGGGAGAACGAAGTCCACAAAGTACTCACCACTGCAGAGGAACTCATTATGCAGATTAAGACTGGAGGTActctgggctgtagtgaccatgtcCTGATAGAGTTTGTGTTCTTGCAGAAGacaggcctggcaaaaagcaaagTGAAGACCCTGAACTTCAGGTGAGTGAACTTCAGGTTATTTAAGGAATTTCTGGATGATATTACCTGGGAAGCAGTCCTTAGAGACaaaggagcaaagcagagctggaaattCTTTAAGGAAGCTTTTTTGAGAGCACTGGAGCACTCTGTCCCCCagcataggaaagaaaaaaacagaggaggCAGAAAATCAGTATGGCGGAGCAAGGACTTGCTGGTcaaactggggaaaaataaggaTATGTTCAGTCAGTGGAAGCAGACACATATGGACTGGGATGAATACAAAGATGCCATCCTGACATGCTGtgatgggatcaggaaagcaaAGGCACAAATGGAACTACATTgtgtgagggatgtgaaaaatgaagagaaggaatTGTACGGGTACCTtgttgtctcgctccaatttataggagggagaagaggttctttgaaatatgtatgcccggcgtgagattaagaaacagcggttcaaatgttggtccgaccagtttattacaaatgttaataagggagatggggaaaggggaggacggacgctgttaaggattggggtgatggggaagggaaggcgagcgatagaaaagatagaaagaggcaagaattgcgtaaagcggggatagtcaccaccaggatccggcagcagtcccgttgcacgacgttccgacggtccgaggccgaagggcaggagcagcgaggccggtctggggcagcgagaggatgcaggccagggaggaagcagcaggtctcaggtagcaggcccagggaagtccgtcagcaaacggtccgtagaggaggatcggaaggcaggaagctcgtgtcgtggtgagagatcagtctccacgtagagatccgtctacacgttgcggtgagagatcagttggcagagagaacccctcaagtctgtcgtggtgagagatcagcctctaccgttgccgtggttgtggtgaaggatcagcttcccccgttgtggttattggaccctcttttatcctccatcttctgctgcctacgtgacattcctgggtgcttgagcaagagtcatgtgcatacctcctgagatggccattttccttgagataagtccacacaaaaagaccgtttcccggccattagcggcagcttatctctctctcgatgcccctggccttgtccatctgtgctccttaaaggatttcacaatccttagccaggacctgtccatcagtgtcctcaagacaaaagatttctctgcctttgcccaggacttgcctggacttgttcctcagcaaactttgagtcaatgatataaaagaatagtctcttacaccaCCCCGTGACTCAAAGGTTGCTTAAAAATTGGACACTGGGCATCCATGGTGGTGAGAGAAGATAGCAAGCACAAGGGTAAAGGAGGGAGGGGTCGTGGAATCAAAtgtttcatacaatcattacaaacatttttcaggtttggttACAAAGTAAATAGGGGATACATCTTGtataaaacatggaatcatacaaACATAAGAGTTGCAACAGTACACAATGCAACTTGCCATAGACACCACCCCGTGATTCTTCAGGAGTGGTAACATGAATATTACATaatgaatagaagagagaaaagagacaaccGTACATTTGACAATAAccactaataataaataaacaagtaattaacaaattGTTTCCTTTAGTCGTGAGCTTCCTAATAAACATCCACCCTTCACCCCCCACCCACCTCCCGCtcacctgggagggggggggcgaaGGCATCAGCTCCCcttgagcttttgttctggccaGCAGTTAACTAATTTCTCTAATCTGACTGTGGGTAATCCATTCATCAAATCTCGTGGAATACCCTTTCTCCAGCCCAGAGTCCAAAGTCCATTGCGTTTATGATCAATGCATCGTGTCCCCGTTTTTACTGGGGATGAAACCTTTTTGGTTTCATTAAGTTTTGGGCTAGGTGGCCTGGAGGTAAGGTTGGCTACTGCAAGCCTTACTCCTCTTGGCTCAAATTTACTGGAGGTAGAAACCACCGGCCCATATTTTCTTCCGTAGTTAATTAattcttgggcaacctctccCCAAGTCCACACTTTAGATCCTGACTGGTGGTTAGGAGTTACAGATCCCTCCAACGCTGCCCAGGTTCTCTCTCCCTGAGACATGGCTTGTATCTTTCCTTGGAGTTGTATACCTATAGGTTTTAACGATTCAGGAAGTCCCCTGATTAGAGGTGTCAGTCTCTCCGGATTAACAGGTAACATCATGGGTGATTCATGATGTAGCTGCAACTTTCTATCATACATCATTTGGAGacaagcagctttctgaacattCTCCACTAACTGGTCGATTGTTCCGGTAATAGCAAGAGGGTCCCCCCTTTCTAAAGGGTTGAGACCCCCTGCCCAATAGGCAGCCCTCTGTGTTAAGGACCAGGGAGCACGATTATTGCCAGTGGTTAAAAATACTCCTGGTCCCCAAtaaccttcagcttctttctctgttagtAGGATCTGGTCTCCGCCAGTGAGACTAACTCTCCAGACGTATTCTGTTTCAGACTCCTTTGGGGAGCggctgaaatcctttttcagtgTGGCCAGTTCAGTGGCCGAAAAGGGAATTTCCTTAACATTCAATTGAGGATCTAGATCCTCACTGTTATCGAAAGtatattcagtttttatcaAAGGACGAATGTGTGCTGGAGAGGCCTCTAATTTATCTAGCCTTTCCTTCACCTCTTGTAATTTCCCTTGAGGATAAACTTTTTCTTGAGGTGCACTGTGAGCAACAGTGTCACCGGTGTCCTTACACGTTATCAGctccttaaaagctgtttgcaacAGAACcgaattatgtttttctctttctaattgaTCCTCAAGACTCGTTATTtggctttgcagagattttacCAATTCTTGCGTCACTTTAACCGATTCCTGTAATGCTTGAATAGTCTGGGTTTCCGTAGAGTTCTTTTCCTCTCGGaactccacagctgcttttaaagcagcaccgagtactgcacaaataaaagatttcccttttccGGCCCGAGTACGAGCCTCATTTTGTAAAACACGAATACGGTCTGAAACACTTTGCAAATTATACCAGTTCTGTCGTGCCCAATCCACCCCTGATACAGAAGGCCGAGCaccatgcttttctaaaagatcaaataatacatcttcacttttcatactggccatactgttgctcatttctaaatacgcagaaagatatacactgagagaggaggaggtactcctattcaaaagta
This region includes:
- the LOC100858869 gene encoding uncharacterized protein LOC100858869 gives rise to the protein MSNSMASMKSEDVLFDLLEKHGARPSVSGVDWARQNWYNLQSVSDRIRVLQNEARTRAGKGKSFICAVLGAALKAAVEFREEKNSTETQTIQALQESVKVTQELVKSLQSQITSLEDQLEREKHNSVLLQTAFKELITCKDTGDTVAHSAPQEKVYPQGKLQEVKERLDKLEASPAHIRPLIKTEYTFDNSEDLDPQLNVKEIPFSATELATLKKDFSRSPKESETEYVWRVSLTGGDQILLTEKEAEGYWGPGVFLTTGNNRAPWSLTQRAAYWAGGLNPLERGDPLAITGTIDQLVENVQKAACLQMMYDRKLQLHHESPMMLPVNPERLTPLIRGLPESLKPIGIQLQGKIQAMSQGERTWAALEGSVTPNHQSGSKVWTWGEVAQELINYGRKYGPVVSTSSKFEPRGVRLAVANLTSRPPSPKLNETKKVSSPVKTGTRCIDHKRNGLWTLGWRKGIPRDLMNGLPTVRLEKLVNCWPEQKLKGS